In Musa acuminata AAA Group cultivar baxijiao chromosome BXJ2-8, Cavendish_Baxijiao_AAA, whole genome shotgun sequence, one genomic interval encodes:
- the LOC135620284 gene encoding protein HIRA-like isoform X1 — translation MITEKPSWVTHEGMQIFSIDIQAGGLRFATGGGDHKVRIWNMKSVATDSENDSSNPRLLATLRDHFGSVNCVRWAKHGRFLASGSDDHVILIHERKPGSGTTEFGSGEPPDVENWKVTMTLRGHTADVVDLNWSPDDLTLASGSLDNTIHIWNITTGICTAVLRGHSSLVKGVTWDPIGSFIASQSDDKTVIIWRTSDWSLAHRTEGHWSKSLGSTFFRRLGWSPCGHFITTTHGFQKPRHSAPVLERGEWSATFDFLGHNAPIIVVKFNHSMFRKHFSNTQEANTAPAGWTNGACRTTSKEFQPYNVIAIGSQDRTITVWTTASARPLFVAKHFFTQSVVDLSWSPDGYALFACSLDGTVATFHFEMKELGHRLTDTELDEIKRSRYGDVRGRQANLAESAAQLLLEAVCAKQSVSKKGASNIEQNQISGNASMDPINGINSQSVQKAPEAQAGDDKKNGGANMDGSNKMPPVQLSSPPKQREYRRPDGRKRIIPEAVGVPAYEENLSAAQAQLVEFSSLALDQVKDDRNAVADGGVKEASLKRPFSGSYGAYSYSDKCNNCGSKERSGLTARANINDSLIIEKAPALTSTDGRTNVEHMGSIGMTSYLMTSGALSIRVSNKKDGEDSLPICLEAKPVERSVHDVIGVSNSVFTKETEISCTKGSETLWSDRISGNVTVLAGNANFWAVGCEDGCLQIYTKCGRRAIPAMMMGSAAVFVDCDESWKLLLVTRRGLLYVWDLFNRTCILHESLSSLVTSREDSSAKDAGTIRIISARFSRSGSPLVVLATRHAFLFDMSLMCWLRIADDCFPASNFSSSFNLSHIQSGELGKLQVDVSKFMARKPSWTRVTGDGTQTRAHLETQLASSLVLKSPNEYRQCLLSYIRFLAREADESRLREVCESFLGPPTGMADATLVDSKKPAWDPYVLGMKKQKLLREDILPAMASNRKVQRLLNEFMDLLSEYETNGTNADHMDVDGQTNDANI, via the exons ATGATCACGGAGAAGCCTAGCTGGGTTACGCATGAGGGGATGCAGATCTTCTCCATCGACATCCAAGCCGGAGGTCTCCGGTTTGCCACTGGTGGCGGAGACCACAAg GTCCGAATATGGAACATGAAATCAGTAGCAACGGACTCTGAAAATGACTCTTCAAACCCAAGATTGCTGGCTACTCTGCGTGATCACTTTGGATCAGTCAATTGTGTTAGGTGGGCTAAGCATGGTAGATTTCTTGCCTCTGGATCGGATGATCATGTCATTCTTATTCATGAGAGAAAACCTGGGTCAGGTACTACTGAATTTGGCAGTGGAGAGCCTCCAGATGTGGAAAATTGGAAAGTCACTATGACATTGAGGGGTCATACTGCAGATGTG GTAGATCTCAATTGGTCTCCGGATGACTTAACATTAGCTAGTGGTAGTTTGGATAACACAATTCATATATGGAACATCACGACCGGCATCTGCACTGCTGTATTAAGAGGGCATTCCAGCTTAGTCAAAGGGGTTACTTGGGATCCTATTGGTTCTTTTATAGCAAGCCAGTCAGATGATAAGACTGTCATCATATGGAGAACCAGCGACTGGAGTTTGGCCCACAGGACAGAAGGCCACTGGTCAAAATCG CTTGGCTCTACATTTTTCAGACGACTTGGGTGGTCACCTTGTGGCCATTTCATCACTACGACTCATGGCTTTCAGAAACCTAGACACTCAGCCCCAGTACTGGAAAGGGGCGAATGGTCTGCTACCTTTGACTTTCTAGGTCACAATGCCCCTATTATTGTGGTAAAGTTTAACCACTCTATGTTTCGGAAGCATTTTTCTAATACTCAAGAAGCAAACACTGCACCTGCTGGATGGACCAATGGGGCATGTAGGACTACATCAAAAGAATTCCAGCCGTATAATGTGATTGCAATTGGAAGTCAGGACCGCACTATAACTGTATGGACAACAGCGAGTGCCCGCCCTCTGTTTGTTGCTAAACATTTTTTCACACAAAGTGTTGTAGATTTATCATG GAGTCCTGATGGCTATGCACTTTTTGCCTGCTCCTTGGATGGGACAGTGGCCACTTTCCATTTTGAAATGAAGGAGTTAGGGCATCGATTAACTGATACTGAGCTGGATGAGATAAAGAGAAGTCGATATGGAGATGTCAGAGGAAGGCAAGCAAACTTAGCTGAAAGTGCTGCACAGTTGTTGCTAGAAGCAGTATGTGCTAAGCAATCAGTGAGCAAAAAAGGAGCATCCAACATTGAGCAAAATCAGATATCTGGAAATGCTTCCATGGATCCAATAAATGGAATCAATAGCCAGTCAGTTCAAAAGGCTCCTGAAGCCCAAGCTGGAGATGACAAGAAAAATGGAGGAGCCAATATGGATGGTTCAAATAAAATGCCACCTGTCCAGTTATCAAGTCCTCCAAAACAAAGAGAATATCGTCGTCCTGATGGGCGAAAAAGAATAATCCCTGAAGCAGTTGGAGTTCCTGCATATGAGGAAAATCTATCTGCAGCCCAAGCTCAACTGGTGGAGTTTTCTTCCTTGGCTTTGGATCAAGTGAAGGATGATCGTAATGCTGTTGCAGATGGTGGGGTAAAAGAAGCTTCCCTGAAGAGGCCATTTAGTGGAAGCTATGGTGCATATAGCTACTCTGACAAGTGCAACAACTGTGGATCTAAAGAGCGTTCTGGACTCACTGCTAGGGCTAACATTAATGACAGCCTTATTATTGAGAAAGCACCAGCATTGACTAGCACTGATGGAAGGACAAATGTAGAACACATGGGATCTATAGGTATGACGAGTTATCTGATGACTTCCGGTGCTCTTTCTATTCGGGTATCCAATAAGAAAGACGGGGAAGATAGTTTACCGATTTGCTTGGAAGCTAAGCCCGTAGAACGATCAGTACATGATGTAATTGGTGTTAGCAATTCAGTTTTTACAAAAGAAACTGAAATAAGTTGCACGAAAGGATCTGAAACTCTGTGGTCTGACCGTATATCTGGAAATGTAACTGTCTTAGCTGGAAATGCGAACTTTTGGGCTGTTGGTTGTGAAGATGGCTGCCTACAG ATCTATACTAAATGTGGAAGACGAGCAATTCCAGCCATGATGATGGGATCTGCTGCAGTTTTTGTAGACTGTGATGAGTCTTGGAAGTTACTTCTTGTTACAAGGAGAGGCTTGCTGTATGTCTGGGATCTTTTTAACAGGACTTGCATTTTGCATGAATCTTTATCTTCTCTAGTTACTTCAAGGGAGGATTCGTCAGCAAAAGATGCTG GTACAATAAGAATTATATCTGCAAGATTTTCAAGATCTGGTTCACCCTTGGTTGTTCTTGCCACGCGTCATGCCTTTCTGTTTGACATGAGCCTGATGTGCTGGCTAAGGATAGCTGATGACTGCTTCCCAGCTTCAAACTTTTCAAGTTCTTTTAACTTGAGTCATATTCAAAGTGGTGAATTGGGCAAATTGCAGGTTGATGTTAGCAAATTCATGGCAAGAAAGCCAAGTTGGACTAG AGTGACGGGTGACGGGACACAGACACGTGCACATTTGGAAACACAGTTGGCATCATCACTTGTTTTAAAATCACCTAATGAATATCGTCAGTGCCTTCTATCTTATATACGGTTTCTTGCAAG AGAAGCTGATGAGTCCCGATTGCGTGAAGTTTGTGAGAGTTTTCTTGGCCCCCCTACAGGAATGGCTGACGCCACACTTGTGGACTCGAAGAAACCAGCATGGGACCCCTATGTGCTT GGAATGAAAAAGCAGAAACTCCTCAGGGAAGATATTCTTCCAGCCATGGCATCGAACAGGAAGGTCCAACGGCTGCTAAATGAATTCATGGACCTTCTTTCCGAATACGAAACCAATGGCACTAATGCCGATCATATGGATGTTGACGGTCAAACAAATGATGCCAACATATAA
- the LOC135620285 gene encoding GDSL esterase/lipase At5g03610-like isoform X1: MGTRIAGSAHGKQRPEHHYVNKLFVFGDSYVDTGNLGRLLGRLARSWFDPYGMTFPRKPTGRFSDGRVLTDYVASFLRIRSPIPYRIRKFGQKLLPYGMNFAVAGSGIFDTGNFQSNLTAQIDKFQAQIDDGVFSRHDLKSSAALIAVSGNDYQFLSQLDPDYLHLKVDLKRLSHIGVPKVIVTNLHPIGCIPSYTRPTNYTACYSNVSSAVAEHNRRVDELMQELGGGSDTTFLSLDVNTAFLNVLHRAKGAKEIKHPLVPCCVSRSNTTECGEIDAKGNRLYGVCRRPEEHFYWDWVHPTQAGWAAAFEFLRPSLREFLQL; encoded by the exons ATGG GGACTCGGATTGCTGGTTCTGCTCACGGCAAGCAGAGACCAGAGCATCACTATGTCAATAAGCTGTTCGTCTTCGGCGACTCCTACGTCGACACCGGCAACCTGGGGAGGTTGCTGGGGAGGCTCGCGCGTTCATGGTTCGATCCTTACGGCATGACCTTCCCTAGGAAGCCCACCGGCCGCTTCTCCGATGGCAGAGTCCTCACCGACTACGTTG CCTCGTTTTTGCGGATCAGATCTCCCATTCCTTACAGGATCAGAAAGTTCGGCCAGAAGCTGCTGCCATACGGCATGAACTTCGCCGTCGCCGGTTCCGGGATCTTCGACACCGGCAACTTCCAGAGCAACCTAACAGCTCAGATAGACAAGTTCCAGGCTCAGATCGACGATGGCGTCTTCTCAAGACACGACCTCAAGTCTTCCGCTGCGCTGATTGCTGTCTCCGGGAACGATTACCAATTCCTTTCCCAGCTCGATCCGGACTACTTGCAC CTCAAGGTAGATCTGAAACGCCTCAGTCACATCGGGGTGCCGAAGGTCATCGTCACCAACCTGCACCCGATCGGATGCATTCCGTCCTACACCAGGCCGACCAATTACACGGCCTGCTACTCGAACGTGTCATCCGCGGTCGCAGAGCACAACCGCAGGGTCGATGAGCTGATGCAGGAGTTGGGTGGAGGCAGTGACACCACCTTCCTCTCTCTCGACGTCAACACAGCCTTCTTGAACGTGCTCCATCGAG CGAAGGGAGCAAAGGAGATCAAGCACCCGTTGGTGCCATGTTGTGTGAGTAGATCCAACACGACGGAGTGTGGAGAGATCGACGCCAAGGGGAACAGGTTGTACGGGGTGTGTCGCCGCCCGGAGGAACACTTCTACTGGGACTGGGTGCACCCGACTCAGGCCGGGTGGGCTGCTGCCTTCGAGTTCCTCCGGCCCTCGCTCCGCGAGTTCCTCCAACTCTGA
- the LOC135620284 gene encoding protein HIRA-like isoform X2, with amino-acid sequence MTLQTQDCWLLCVITLDQSIVLGTTEFGSGEPPDVENWKVTMTLRGHTADVVDLNWSPDDLTLASGSLDNTIHIWNITTGICTAVLRGHSSLVKGVTWDPIGSFIASQSDDKTVIIWRTSDWSLAHRTEGHWSKSLGSTFFRRLGWSPCGHFITTTHGFQKPRHSAPVLERGEWSATFDFLGHNAPIIVVKFNHSMFRKHFSNTQEANTAPAGWTNGACRTTSKEFQPYNVIAIGSQDRTITVWTTASARPLFVAKHFFTQSVVDLSWSPDGYALFACSLDGTVATFHFEMKELGHRLTDTELDEIKRSRYGDVRGRQANLAESAAQLLLEAVCAKQSVSKKGASNIEQNQISGNASMDPINGINSQSVQKAPEAQAGDDKKNGGANMDGSNKMPPVQLSSPPKQREYRRPDGRKRIIPEAVGVPAYEENLSAAQAQLVEFSSLALDQVKDDRNAVADGGVKEASLKRPFSGSYGAYSYSDKCNNCGSKERSGLTARANINDSLIIEKAPALTSTDGRTNVEHMGSIGMTSYLMTSGALSIRVSNKKDGEDSLPICLEAKPVERSVHDVIGVSNSVFTKETEISCTKGSETLWSDRISGNVTVLAGNANFWAVGCEDGCLQIYTKCGRRAIPAMMMGSAAVFVDCDESWKLLLVTRRGLLYVWDLFNRTCILHESLSSLVTSREDSSAKDAGTIRIISARFSRSGSPLVVLATRHAFLFDMSLMCWLRIADDCFPASNFSSSFNLSHIQSGELGKLQVDVSKFMARKPSWTRVTGDGTQTRAHLETQLASSLVLKSPNEYRQCLLSYIRFLAREADESRLREVCESFLGPPTGMADATLVDSKKPAWDPYVLGMKKQKLLREDILPAMASNRKVQRLLNEFMDLLSEYETNGTNADHMDVDGQTNDANI; translated from the exons ATGACTCTTCAAACCCAAGATTGCTGGCTACTCTGCGTGATCACTTTGGATCAGTCAATTGTGTTAG GTACTACTGAATTTGGCAGTGGAGAGCCTCCAGATGTGGAAAATTGGAAAGTCACTATGACATTGAGGGGTCATACTGCAGATGTG GTAGATCTCAATTGGTCTCCGGATGACTTAACATTAGCTAGTGGTAGTTTGGATAACACAATTCATATATGGAACATCACGACCGGCATCTGCACTGCTGTATTAAGAGGGCATTCCAGCTTAGTCAAAGGGGTTACTTGGGATCCTATTGGTTCTTTTATAGCAAGCCAGTCAGATGATAAGACTGTCATCATATGGAGAACCAGCGACTGGAGTTTGGCCCACAGGACAGAAGGCCACTGGTCAAAATCG CTTGGCTCTACATTTTTCAGACGACTTGGGTGGTCACCTTGTGGCCATTTCATCACTACGACTCATGGCTTTCAGAAACCTAGACACTCAGCCCCAGTACTGGAAAGGGGCGAATGGTCTGCTACCTTTGACTTTCTAGGTCACAATGCCCCTATTATTGTGGTAAAGTTTAACCACTCTATGTTTCGGAAGCATTTTTCTAATACTCAAGAAGCAAACACTGCACCTGCTGGATGGACCAATGGGGCATGTAGGACTACATCAAAAGAATTCCAGCCGTATAATGTGATTGCAATTGGAAGTCAGGACCGCACTATAACTGTATGGACAACAGCGAGTGCCCGCCCTCTGTTTGTTGCTAAACATTTTTTCACACAAAGTGTTGTAGATTTATCATG GAGTCCTGATGGCTATGCACTTTTTGCCTGCTCCTTGGATGGGACAGTGGCCACTTTCCATTTTGAAATGAAGGAGTTAGGGCATCGATTAACTGATACTGAGCTGGATGAGATAAAGAGAAGTCGATATGGAGATGTCAGAGGAAGGCAAGCAAACTTAGCTGAAAGTGCTGCACAGTTGTTGCTAGAAGCAGTATGTGCTAAGCAATCAGTGAGCAAAAAAGGAGCATCCAACATTGAGCAAAATCAGATATCTGGAAATGCTTCCATGGATCCAATAAATGGAATCAATAGCCAGTCAGTTCAAAAGGCTCCTGAAGCCCAAGCTGGAGATGACAAGAAAAATGGAGGAGCCAATATGGATGGTTCAAATAAAATGCCACCTGTCCAGTTATCAAGTCCTCCAAAACAAAGAGAATATCGTCGTCCTGATGGGCGAAAAAGAATAATCCCTGAAGCAGTTGGAGTTCCTGCATATGAGGAAAATCTATCTGCAGCCCAAGCTCAACTGGTGGAGTTTTCTTCCTTGGCTTTGGATCAAGTGAAGGATGATCGTAATGCTGTTGCAGATGGTGGGGTAAAAGAAGCTTCCCTGAAGAGGCCATTTAGTGGAAGCTATGGTGCATATAGCTACTCTGACAAGTGCAACAACTGTGGATCTAAAGAGCGTTCTGGACTCACTGCTAGGGCTAACATTAATGACAGCCTTATTATTGAGAAAGCACCAGCATTGACTAGCACTGATGGAAGGACAAATGTAGAACACATGGGATCTATAGGTATGACGAGTTATCTGATGACTTCCGGTGCTCTTTCTATTCGGGTATCCAATAAGAAAGACGGGGAAGATAGTTTACCGATTTGCTTGGAAGCTAAGCCCGTAGAACGATCAGTACATGATGTAATTGGTGTTAGCAATTCAGTTTTTACAAAAGAAACTGAAATAAGTTGCACGAAAGGATCTGAAACTCTGTGGTCTGACCGTATATCTGGAAATGTAACTGTCTTAGCTGGAAATGCGAACTTTTGGGCTGTTGGTTGTGAAGATGGCTGCCTACAG ATCTATACTAAATGTGGAAGACGAGCAATTCCAGCCATGATGATGGGATCTGCTGCAGTTTTTGTAGACTGTGATGAGTCTTGGAAGTTACTTCTTGTTACAAGGAGAGGCTTGCTGTATGTCTGGGATCTTTTTAACAGGACTTGCATTTTGCATGAATCTTTATCTTCTCTAGTTACTTCAAGGGAGGATTCGTCAGCAAAAGATGCTG GTACAATAAGAATTATATCTGCAAGATTTTCAAGATCTGGTTCACCCTTGGTTGTTCTTGCCACGCGTCATGCCTTTCTGTTTGACATGAGCCTGATGTGCTGGCTAAGGATAGCTGATGACTGCTTCCCAGCTTCAAACTTTTCAAGTTCTTTTAACTTGAGTCATATTCAAAGTGGTGAATTGGGCAAATTGCAGGTTGATGTTAGCAAATTCATGGCAAGAAAGCCAAGTTGGACTAG AGTGACGGGTGACGGGACACAGACACGTGCACATTTGGAAACACAGTTGGCATCATCACTTGTTTTAAAATCACCTAATGAATATCGTCAGTGCCTTCTATCTTATATACGGTTTCTTGCAAG AGAAGCTGATGAGTCCCGATTGCGTGAAGTTTGTGAGAGTTTTCTTGGCCCCCCTACAGGAATGGCTGACGCCACACTTGTGGACTCGAAGAAACCAGCATGGGACCCCTATGTGCTT GGAATGAAAAAGCAGAAACTCCTCAGGGAAGATATTCTTCCAGCCATGGCATCGAACAGGAAGGTCCAACGGCTGCTAAATGAATTCATGGACCTTCTTTCCGAATACGAAACCAATGGCACTAATGCCGATCATATGGATGTTGACGGTCAAACAAATGATGCCAACATATAA
- the LOC135620285 gene encoding GDSL esterase/lipase At5g03610-like isoform X2, protein MGTRIAGSAHGKQRPEHHYVNKLFVFGDSYVDTGNLGRLLGRLARSWFDPYGMTFPRKPTGRFSDGRVLTDYVASFLRIRSPIPYRIRKFGQKLLPYGMNFAVAGSGIFDTGNFQSNLTAQIDKFQAQIDDGVFSRHDLKSSAALIAVSGNDYQFLSQLDPDYLHHLHGFMHRLFAQLKVDLKRLSHIGVPKVIVTNLHPIGCIPSYTRPTNYTACYSNVSSAVAEHNRRVDELMQELGGGSDTTFLSLDVNTAFLNVLHRAKGAKEIKHPLVPCCVSRSNTTECGEIDAKGNRLYGVCRRPEEHFYWDWVHPTQAGWAAAFEFLRPSLREFLQL, encoded by the exons ATGG GGACTCGGATTGCTGGTTCTGCTCACGGCAAGCAGAGACCAGAGCATCACTATGTCAATAAGCTGTTCGTCTTCGGCGACTCCTACGTCGACACCGGCAACCTGGGGAGGTTGCTGGGGAGGCTCGCGCGTTCATGGTTCGATCCTTACGGCATGACCTTCCCTAGGAAGCCCACCGGCCGCTTCTCCGATGGCAGAGTCCTCACCGACTACGTTG CCTCGTTTTTGCGGATCAGATCTCCCATTCCTTACAGGATCAGAAAGTTCGGCCAGAAGCTGCTGCCATACGGCATGAACTTCGCCGTCGCCGGTTCCGGGATCTTCGACACCGGCAACTTCCAGAGCAACCTAACAGCTCAGATAGACAAGTTCCAGGCTCAGATCGACGATGGCGTCTTCTCAAGACACGACCTCAAGTCTTCCGCTGCGCTGATTGCTGTCTCCGGGAACGATTACCAATTCCTTTCCCAGCTCGATCCGGACTACTTGCAC CACCTCCATGGATTCATGCACCGTTTGTTCGCGCAGCTCAAGGTAGATCTGAAACGCCTCAGTCACATCGGGGTGCCGAAGGTCATCGTCACCAACCTGCACCCGATCGGATGCATTCCGTCCTACACCAGGCCGACCAATTACACGGCCTGCTACTCGAACGTGTCATCCGCGGTCGCAGAGCACAACCGCAGGGTCGATGAGCTGATGCAGGAGTTGGGTGGAGGCAGTGACACCACCTTCCTCTCTCTCGACGTCAACACAGCCTTCTTGAACGTGCTCCATCGAG CGAAGGGAGCAAAGGAGATCAAGCACCCGTTGGTGCCATGTTGTGTGAGTAGATCCAACACGACGGAGTGTGGAGAGATCGACGCCAAGGGGAACAGGTTGTACGGGGTGTGTCGCCGCCCGGAGGAACACTTCTACTGGGACTGGGTGCACCCGACTCAGGCCGGGTGGGCTGCTGCCTTCGAGTTCCTCCGGCCCTCGCTCCGCGAGTTCCTCCAACTCTGA